In a genomic window of Bacillus rossius redtenbacheri isolate Brsri chromosome 4 unlocalized genomic scaffold, Brsri_v3 Brsri_v3_scf4_2, whole genome shotgun sequence:
- the LOC134542495 gene encoding uncharacterized protein C1orf131 homolog — protein MDDDVLAPVPTRCSRLKGDGVKGYQAVVFETSKGKMKKGDAKETGPCPQDPAGSIMDMKKVRYEVFKFAMSGYDPDRKEEAKVNLAIKLGAKPPKNKNYNYKELKKMKEESKEKVGNQVKLQMLGKNNLGKSNKKGLRRMPNKMRKTEKSGILESYGKVVKTVVKKRR, from the coding sequence ATGGATGACGATGTGCTAGCACCGGTACCGACCAGGTGCTCTAGACTAAAAGGTGATGGCGTGAAGGGATACCAAGCTGTGGTGTTTGAAACTTCCAAAGGCAAAATGAAGAAGGGCGATGCGAAGGAGACAGGGCCATGCCCTCAAGACCCAGCTGGCAGCATAATGGACATGAAGAAAGTGCGGTATGAAGTCTTCAAGTTCGCAATGTCGGGGTACGACCCGGATCGTAAGGAAGAGGCCAAAGTTAACCTCGCTATAAAGCTTGGGGCGAAGCCACCTAAAAATAAGAACTACAATTACAAAGAATTGAAGAAAATGAAGGAAGAATCAAAGGAGAAGGTGGGAAATCAAGTTAAATTGCAGATGCTGGGTAAAAACAATTTAGGAAAATCGAACAAAAAGGGACTGAGAAGAATGCCCAATAAAATGCGGAAAACTGAAAAGAGTGGAATCTTGGAATCTTATGGCAAG